In a genomic window of Sutcliffiella sp. FSL R7-0096:
- a CDS encoding radical SAM protein, which translates to MTVGTYRILKNVYKNLDEFKEKWKKNIGYKPLDVEIRVNWICNFKCEMCGLDDYIAEQEKSRQYVMKLEEIKKVLNELSAMGCECVTFSGGEATLRKDLTEIIHHAAKVCNMKVSLNTNGSRLDKNRIIELIENGLGNITFSMDSPDPLIHDKIRKHKGNHAQIVENIKVINNYNEVNGKKVFIFINSVVMKRNIMSLSGFTRLYKECKFDYLTFTPASIDTPWDEWTAKSEALRVTTSDVIEFKNNIMPIFEKSDLPFKVTDPFGDTVEEIELNRHAKFSNRPKDCYISTTHAVIQSNGDLIPCCYAPDNFTMGNIVDESFSSVWNNTKYEKFRNGCKGVSYDMCKSCRQYVSVNSQLTNKFKKELVK; encoded by the coding sequence ATGACTGTTGGTACTTATAGGATTTTAAAAAATGTATATAAAAACCTAGATGAGTTCAAGGAAAAATGGAAAAAGAATATAGGTTATAAACCACTAGACGTTGAGATAAGGGTTAATTGGATATGTAATTTCAAATGCGAAATGTGTGGTTTAGATGATTATATTGCAGAGCAAGAAAAAAGTAGACAATATGTGATGAAACTAGAAGAAATAAAGAAGGTTTTAAATGAGCTGTCAGCTATGGGATGTGAATGCGTTACATTTTCAGGTGGCGAAGCTACGCTTCGTAAAGACTTGACTGAGATTATTCATCATGCTGCAAAAGTTTGTAATATGAAGGTATCATTAAACACTAACGGGTCAAGGCTCGATAAAAACAGGATAATAGAGCTAATCGAAAACGGATTGGGGAATATAACGTTTTCTATGGATAGTCCTGATCCTTTAATTCACGACAAAATTAGGAAACATAAAGGGAACCATGCTCAAATAGTTGAAAATATAAAAGTAATTAATAATTATAATGAAGTAAATGGAAAGAAAGTATTTATATTTATTAATAGTGTAGTAATGAAAAGGAACATTATGTCATTATCTGGATTTACTAGGCTTTATAAGGAATGTAAATTTGATTACCTTACATTTACCCCTGCCAGTATAGATACCCCCTGGGATGAATGGACCGCTAAGTCAGAAGCTTTAAGAGTAACTACATCAGATGTAATTGAATTTAAGAATAATATAATGCCAATATTTGAAAAGAGTGATTTACCATTTAAAGTTACTGATCCATTTGGCGACACTGTTGAAGAAATTGAGTTAAATAGGCATGCTAAATTTTCTAATAGGCCTAAAGATTGCTATATTTCTACTACTCATGCAGTCATTCAAAGTAATGGAGACCTAATCCCTTGTTGCTATGCGCCTGATAATTTTACCATGGGAAATATTGTAGATGAATCATTTTCTTCAGTTTGGAATAATACAAAATATGAAAAATTTAGAAACGGTTGCAAGGGTGTAAGTTACGATATGTGTAAGAGTTGTAGACAATATGTGTCAGTAAATAGTCAGTTAACAAATAAATTTAAAAAGGAGCTAGTAAAATGA
- a CDS encoding acyl carrier protein, protein MITNEIKYQEITMTVKQMVKEQLDLSQSLEEIEDEIVFGTAYGFDSTALLEFILQLEEHFDIVIPDEDLSISVFGSITSITNYIIEQKG, encoded by the coding sequence ATGATTACAAATGAAATTAAATATCAGGAAATAACAATGACTGTAAAACAGATGGTAAAGGAACAATTAGATTTATCTCAATCGTTAGAAGAAATTGAAGATGAGATAGTTTTTGGAACTGCTTATGGATTTGATTCGACAGCATTATTAGAATTTATTCTACAATTAGAAGAACATTTTGATATTGTTATTCCGGACGAAGATTTATCTATCTCTGTATTTGGTTCAATAACTAGCATAACTAATTATATTATTGAGCAAAAAGGATAA
- a CDS encoding radical SAM protein, with amino-acid sequence MIKVLVFPTTYICDERCIMCTIPGRESTDLPVDFFERFFSDENLSTLQSINLTGGEPTLRKDLDKIVQMIMRHCHQLKEIIINSNGSNPNRVISRVTDVLKVLDSKVKLWVNISLDALDDKTSDFIRGRKNTATNAKNSLLGLKKLSTNHSNLEVGINTTITSQNYNKLRDIFEFAIMNDYFLDFSYATVNTAYINSAPLAHKFVMNQEQKNEVIEFLKSISYEKIGSTKHYFNKLIERLEGVKGNRECVFFDREGVLLEADGKVRVCGMTEDSYLGDLNSESTKDILNKCTPDLSKNCSVCETNSYFNWTKTAQEKISQDMFDSIKLLRS; translated from the coding sequence ATGATTAAAGTATTAGTTTTCCCAACTACGTATATCTGCGATGAAAGATGTATCATGTGTACAATTCCGGGGAGAGAATCAACGGATCTTCCTGTTGATTTTTTTGAAAGGTTTTTTAGTGATGAAAATTTATCAACACTACAATCAATAAATCTTACAGGTGGGGAACCGACACTAAGAAAAGATTTAGACAAAATAGTACAAATGATAATGAGGCATTGTCACCAATTAAAGGAGATAATAATAAATTCAAATGGATCAAATCCTAATAGAGTAATAAGTAGAGTTACAGATGTATTAAAAGTACTAGATTCCAAGGTTAAATTATGGGTTAACATCTCACTTGACGCCTTAGATGATAAAACATCTGACTTTATTAGAGGAAGGAAAAACACAGCTACAAATGCAAAAAATTCTCTTTTAGGCTTGAAAAAATTATCCACTAATCATAGTAACCTAGAGGTAGGGATTAATACAACAATTACATCTCAAAATTACAATAAATTAAGGGATATATTTGAGTTTGCAATAATGAATGACTACTTTTTAGATTTTTCATATGCCACTGTTAATACAGCTTATATCAACAGTGCACCACTAGCTCATAAATTTGTTATGAATCAAGAACAAAAAAATGAAGTTATAGAATTCTTAAAATCTATTTCCTATGAAAAGATCGGATCTACTAAGCATTACTTTAATAAGTTAATCGAACGTTTAGAAGGAGTAAAAGGAAATAGAGAATGTGTTTTTTTTGACAGAGAGGGAGTGCTTTTAGAAGCCGATGGTAAAGTTAGAGTATGCGGCATGACAGAAGATAGTTATTTAGGGGACCTAAATAGTGAATCTACAAAAGATATACTCAATAAATGCACACCAGATTTGTCAAAAAATTGTAGTGTTTGTGAAACAAATAGTTATTTTAACTGGACAAAAACAGCCCAAGAAAAAATAAGTCAAGATATGTTTGATTCCATAAAATTATTAAGGTCGTAA
- a CDS encoding PIG-L family deacetylase, which produces MNVLAIVAHPDDEIIGVAGTLYNHIQNGDNVKVIIFAEGKSSRCENYEDFDLNTLTDYEYETKNALNILGIYQYEFLALANNRLDSYDFLDIVKKVEKLIVSNSPDVIYTHYYKEMNNDHNILSKAVLTAARPLPGSLVKEILLFETLSSTEYALSLGESFTPNLFVDISSSINIKLEAMNAYKSELRLPPHPRSIELIKKNAELWGAKIGKKAAEAFIVSRILR; this is translated from the coding sequence ATGAATGTTTTAGCTATTGTTGCTCATCCTGACGATGAAATAATTGGAGTTGCTGGTACTCTATATAACCATATACAAAATGGAGATAACGTGAAAGTTATTATTTTTGCTGAAGGGAAATCTTCACGGTGTGAAAATTATGAAGACTTCGACTTAAATACTCTAACTGATTACGAATATGAAACAAAAAATGCATTGAATATTTTAGGTATATACCAATATGAATTCCTTGCTTTAGCAAACAACAGATTAGATAGTTATGACTTTTTGGATATAGTTAAAAAAGTTGAAAAATTAATAGTAAGCAATTCACCTGATGTAATATATACACATTATTATAAAGAGATGAATAATGACCATAATATTCTTAGCAAAGCTGTTCTTACAGCTGCAAGACCTTTACCCGGTAGTTTAGTCAAAGAAATACTCCTCTTTGAAACATTATCATCAACGGAGTATGCACTTTCATTAGGTGAATCATTTACTCCTAACTTATTTGTTGACATATCTTCCTCTATAAATATAAAGCTGGAGGCTATGAATGCATACAAAAGTGAATTAAGACTCCCTCCACACCCAAGAAGTATTGAACTAATTAAGAAAAATGCTGAGTTATGGGGGGCAAAAATTGGGAAGAAAGCTGCAGAAGCATTTATAGTTTCTAGAATATTAAGGTAA
- a CDS encoding DUF4872 domain-containing protein — translation MKLKNNFSNSKYKLCYLSAFLELINFYSNPINEGTLFALTEGLNFEYCYINNGSMVTKPSSMEDWICILGAKTEVIPSINKYFNINFKEMVSSKEGLIEIINKNLLIKSPVIVSVNVHDLYYHPLFNKFNGESQLILQDIDKNGDVCFLDCHIPSSPVKRFEGVIPINIIENALWLDSNQKSTIYTVHKSDINEKITKGILLNSMYNNCRSLLNDNKYTGIAGLKNLAFELESWSDFWTSPKMQTVFQQAYFHIQNRGGPALTRLVYAEVVRDVLLKHCKNEQCIYELYESFIDISKNWTSLAGVFFRGYYKNPELYIDKIRVMINEISNKEEEALYRLIRLIEKG, via the coding sequence ATGAAATTGAAAAATAACTTCTCTAATTCAAAATATAAATTATGTTATCTTTCTGCATTTTTGGAGCTTATCAACTTTTATTCTAATCCAATAAATGAAGGTACACTTTTTGCATTAACAGAGGGACTAAACTTTGAATATTGCTACATAAATAATGGTAGCATGGTTACTAAACCAAGTAGTATGGAAGATTGGATTTGTATATTAGGGGCAAAGACAGAAGTCATTCCTAGCATTAATAAATATTTTAATATCAACTTTAAAGAAATGGTTTCCTCCAAAGAAGGATTAATTGAGATAATAAATAAAAATTTATTAATAAAGAGTCCAGTAATAGTTTCTGTAAATGTCCATGATTTATATTATCACCCGTTATTTAATAAGTTTAATGGTGAATCCCAACTTATCCTACAAGACATCGATAAAAATGGAGATGTCTGTTTTTTAGACTGTCATATTCCATCCTCACCAGTAAAGCGTTTTGAAGGGGTTATTCCAATTAACATAATAGAAAATGCGCTATGGCTAGACTCGAACCAAAAATCAACTATATATACGGTTCACAAAAGTGACATTAACGAAAAAATTACAAAAGGAATACTCTTAAATAGTATGTACAATAATTGTAGATCCTTACTGAATGATAATAAATATACCGGAATAGCAGGTCTGAAAAATTTAGCATTCGAGTTAGAGAGTTGGTCAGATTTTTGGACTTCCCCCAAAATGCAAACAGTGTTTCAACAAGCTTACTTCCATATTCAAAATAGAGGAGGACCTGCATTAACAAGATTAGTTTATGCTGAAGTTGTGAGAGATGTATTATTAAAACATTGTAAGAATGAACAATGCATCTATGAATTATATGAATCATTTATAGATATATCTAAAAACTGGACTAGTTTGGCAGGTGTTTTTTTTAGAGGCTATTATAAAAATCCGGAACTTTATATCGATAAAATTAGGGTTATGATTAACGAAATATCTAATAAAGAAGAAGAGGCACTTTACAGATTAATTAGATTAATAGAAAAGGGTTAG
- a CDS encoding ATP-binding cassette domain-containing protein → MSEIILNNVSKYYKSYKIQNGIKGRISDFVNRKYFNIPAVSNMNLKVNKGEIVGLLGENGAGKTTTMKLMTGILHNSLGEISVLGHTPLHRKKQFLKSISFVMGNRSQLIWDLPALDSFKFQKHIYEIPNNTYRFNLERLVSLLGVEELLNIQVRRLSLGQRMKMELINSLLHHPQVVLLDEPTIGLDLQSQKNIRKFLLDYNRETNATIVLTSHYMEDIKSTCKRIVIMRKGEKVYDDNITELKKNFNIKKTIHLTFEGTPNIFELERIGKVMKKSENLIVLTPFKFDKYILSNIASQFQEVRDISIQEEDVSNLIENIMYKDSRNVN, encoded by the coding sequence TTGAGTGAAATAATCTTGAATAATGTTTCTAAATATTATAAGTCGTACAAAATACAGAATGGAATTAAAGGAAGAATATCTGATTTTGTAAATAGAAAATACTTTAATATCCCAGCTGTTTCAAATATGAATCTAAAAGTTAATAAAGGCGAAATTGTAGGTCTATTAGGTGAGAATGGAGCAGGAAAGACAACAACTATGAAATTAATGACCGGTATACTTCATAATTCTTTAGGTGAGATATCCGTTCTAGGTCATACCCCTCTACATAGAAAAAAACAATTTCTCAAATCAATTTCTTTTGTTATGGGAAATCGCAGTCAATTAATTTGGGATCTGCCTGCACTAGATAGTTTTAAATTCCAAAAACACATATATGAAATACCTAACAATACTTATCGATTTAATTTGGAAAGGTTAGTAAGTTTATTGGGGGTTGAGGAGCTTCTAAATATACAGGTCAGAAGGCTGTCGTTAGGCCAGCGAATGAAAATGGAATTAATAAATAGTCTATTACATCATCCCCAAGTGGTTTTATTGGATGAACCAACAATAGGGCTAGACTTACAATCTCAGAAGAATATAAGAAAGTTCTTATTGGATTATAACAGGGAAACTAATGCTACGATAGTTTTAACAAGTCATTATATGGAGGATATTAAATCAACTTGTAAAAGAATAGTAATTATGAGAAAAGGAGAAAAAGTATATGATGACAATATAACAGAACTAAAAAAGAACTTTAATATAAAGAAAACTATCCACCTTACTTTTGAAGGGACTCCTAACATTTTTGAACTAGAGAGAATAGGAAAAGTTATGAAAAAAAGTGAAAACCTTATAGTATTAACCCCCTTTAAATTTGATAAATATATTTTAAGTAATATCGCTTCCCAATTTCAGGAAGTTAGAGATATTTCAATTCAGGAAGAAGATGTATCAAATCTAATCGAAAATATCATGTATAAAGATAGTAGGAATGTGAACTAA
- a CDS encoding ABC-2 family transporter protein has translation MGYRKYLFAFKVYFNANLQYRFNTMLNIILWNLSIGALILFYSTIYDGRQEINNYSSSEMINFILIIKLITLFMFQTVCYEVADTIKQGNLSKYLVMPQNYFLYLFFKTMSTKIIELICGSILISILMLILRVNLKVSFYNFIYVIIAVAIGTIISFQIGIIIGLLAFWLEEIFALIWTLMVVISLISGQIIPIDFFPKNISNILEYLPTASIGYFPTKIIIGHYTIQEMNSYIIVFCGWIIVLTLVSMLCWKMGLKKFSAVGT, from the coding sequence ATGGGTTATAGAAAGTATTTATTTGCATTTAAAGTTTACTTTAATGCTAATCTTCAATATAGGTTTAACACTATGTTAAATATAATCCTTTGGAATCTAAGTATTGGAGCATTAATTTTGTTCTATTCTACAATATATGACGGTAGACAAGAAATCAATAATTATTCATCCTCAGAAATGATTAATTTTATTCTGATAATAAAATTAATTACATTATTTATGTTCCAAACCGTATGTTATGAAGTTGCGGATACTATAAAACAAGGTAATTTAAGTAAATACCTCGTAATGCCACAAAATTATTTTTTATACTTATTTTTTAAGACAATGAGCACCAAGATAATAGAGTTGATTTGTGGATCAATCCTAATTAGTATATTAATGCTAATACTAAGGGTAAATTTAAAAGTAAGTTTCTATAATTTTATCTATGTTATTATTGCCGTTGCCATTGGCACAATAATAAGCTTTCAGATAGGTATAATAATTGGTTTGCTAGCTTTTTGGCTAGAAGAAATTTTTGCCCTGATATGGACCTTAATGGTAGTTATCAGTTTAATTTCTGGTCAGATTATTCCTATTGACTTTTTCCCTAAAAATATTTCAAATATTTTGGAATATCTACCAACTGCTTCAATTGGTTACTTTCCTACAAAAATAATAATCGGACATTACACAATCCAAGAAATGAATAGCTATATAATAGTGTTTTGCGGTTGGATAATAGTTTTAACATTAGTTAGCATGCTTTGTTGGAAGATGGGCTTAAAGAAATTTTCTGCTGTCGGTACTTAA